From the genome of Candidatus Nitrosocosmicus oleophilus, one region includes:
- a CDS encoding carboxypeptidase regulatory-like domain-containing protein, with translation MQLITNKHKIYGDLYQEQLKVRGNIKVQKKIISIVIATITIFITLAYILGSVPLPNVSMGSIFDPLPVYKNGFGAINGYVIGSPQNPILGTIIVAADQRGHFQTVSVGLEHDGKYVLQDLKPGKYMIIAFFPDGEYRVINNIPVESSSVQTLIFKY, from the coding sequence ATGCAATTAATAACAAATAAACACAAAATCTATGGAGATTTATATCAAGAGCAATTAAAGGTCCGAGGCAATATAAAAGTACAGAAAAAGATAATTAGTATAGTTATAGCAACAATAACTATTTTTATAACGTTAGCTTATATTCTAGGAAGTGTCCCGTTACCTAATGTAAGTATGGGTTCTATTTTCGATCCCTTACCAGTTTATAAAAATGGTTTCGGGGCTATTAACGGATATGTAATTGGCTCACCTCAAAATCCCATTCTTGGAACAATCATAGTTGCAGCAGATCAGAGGGGACATTTTCAGACAGTGAGTGTAGGCTTGGAACATGATGGGAAATATGTACTTCAAGATTTAAAACCAGGAAAATATATGATTATAGCCTTTTTCCCAGATGGTGAGTACAGGGTGATAAATAATATCCCAGTAGAATCCAGCTCGGTGCAGACACTAATTTTCAAATACTAA
- a CDS encoding DUF2299 domain-containing protein, translating into MDNIYKWVDLSKLRVEADHDLIKSQKIDFIGKVTVNDRYGYNIIILNESEIVKISTSYRFNQQLKGQISNLRNIGFEFLRSVQLSLLQMNLQYVFIHKNHNPVSLDKKALNNIDDLESIDISKNLYFDGFNQNFFFEAVTNVINAIEVIDILYQKMDLKNPT; encoded by the coding sequence TTGGATAACATATACAAATGGGTTGATTTATCCAAACTAAGGGTAGAGGCAGATCATGATCTGATAAAATCTCAGAAAATTGATTTTATTGGAAAGGTAACTGTCAATGATAGATATGGCTACAACATAATAATCCTTAATGAATCTGAGATTGTCAAAATTTCAACGTCTTATAGATTCAATCAACAACTAAAGGGTCAAATTTCAAATCTTAGAAACATTGGTTTTGAATTCCTACGCAGTGTGCAATTATCATTATTACAAATGAATTTACAGTATGTTTTCATCCATAAAAACCATAATCCAGTAAGTTTAGATAAGAAAGCACTAAATAATATTGATGATTTAGAATCTATCGACATAAGTAAGAATCTTTATTTTGACGGATTTAATCAGAATTTTTTCTTCGAAGCAGTTACTAACGTAATAAATGCGATAGAAGTCATTGACATTCTGTATCAGAAGATGGATTTGAAAAACCCTACATGA
- a CDS encoding cell wall metabolism sensor histidine kinase WalK: MSETEIQYLFAKNIIEAHGGQIWAQNNKYEKGGTFLFSLPLYK; the protein is encoded by the coding sequence GTGTCTGAAACAGAAATACAATACTTGTTTGCCAAGAATATCATCGAGGCTCACGGTGGTCAGATCTGGGCTCAAAACAACAAGTATGAAAAAGGGGGAACCTTCTTGTTTAGTCTACCATTATACAAATGA